A window of Benincasa hispida cultivar B227 chromosome 9, ASM972705v1, whole genome shotgun sequence genomic DNA:
ACATTCTTCTTCCAGAATATGCACGAGACCACTTCTCAAATCCTACATTAATAAGGTAACTTCGAATATTTGGAGAAATTGACTTCATAAATCTCATATTAAACTCGAAGTCATCAACAGTATAAGATTTAACACAACTAAAGTAAAGTTGGTCAATCAAAGGATCcttgaacaacttcttcaaatttCGTAGAATATGTTGAATGCACACACAGTACTCAACATTGTTAAACACACTTAAGACACCATTTGGAATGCTCAAATGTCGATAAGAGACAATGACTAAATATTCTCTATCCTCTAAACTAGTTTGTATATGTTCGAAAAACCATTTCCATGATACATCATTCTTAGAATCTACAATAGCAAACGCACCATCTAGTATGGAAGCTGATAGTAGAGTATCGCCAAACTTAGACTTCAAAAACATGCCATCAACGGATATGGTAGGTCTACAGCACCTCCACCCCTCAATAGATGCACCAATAGCCATGAAACAGAATTTAAAATGTCCATTTTCATTAATCTTTAAAGCAGTGTACGTtcctgaaaaaataaataaaaacaattatattaGTTACAATGGTAACAAATcaatcattgtctatcattgatggatAGATAGTACTAGATAGCTATCACAGTcaatcagtgatagacaatgatgcACAACTAACATTGATAAACAGTGATAGATGACTATCACAGTCTATCTACAATACACagtgatataaaatttataataagaaTATACttcatttgaaataatacctGGATTTATTTCTTTCAACCATTCAAAAAACTGTGGAATGAAGCTATATGATTCAGTTGCATCACCATTTATGATCTTAATATATGTTCTTTTGCCCTCTAAGCTTTTTTATCACTAATATTAACACCAAGCTTAGTACGAGCCTTATAAACAATATCTATAGGAAGGGAGTGATCAGTAgagataaacctaaaatcctcTTTCAAGCAGTCCCCAATTACAGATGAAGAAGCTTGCCTATGACAACTTTGAGttgtattcattgaacaattatGATcgaaaatatactttttaagcATCCACAACTCACTCTTCTTGTATCGAGATGCCTGAACATACCATTGACAGCCTTTTTGCGAACATTTCAACTCAAGCGACTTTGAATTTGACTGTGTAGtcctaaattgaaaattcttaTTCACTACTATTACATAAAAACACTTACACAGTATTTCTTTACTTCtaaatacatctttttcctttaAATCGCAATTAATACCAACATTTCGTATAACTTGATCATTTGAAGAACTAGAAAAAGAACCTAAACATAGTAATCTATCACCATCTCCACCACTAATACTACTGCAAGATCCTTCTACAGAATGATGACTGACATGAGCAACTAAAGGATGCCTAGTCCCTGCATCTTTAGCCAAAGAAAAATATCATCTAATATCCTTATCTTGCTTTATTTGAAATATAGATTGAATATTAGTTTGACAAAATTCCAACAATACTGATAAATCTATTGAAACATCCAACTGAATTTCATCCAATATTAAACTAACTAAACCATTGAAGTCTATTATATCATCAACAAAAACTCTAGCAACACTATAATTCTCATAAGAATTGTAATGAGTCCACTGTTCACCATAaaaaatgactataggaatattAACCATGGTACCAATTTACTgcaataaaaggaaaagaagattgTATAAGAAAAATGTCAATATGTATATagctctatcactgtctatcagtgacagACAGTGATAGAGCTCAATCACAGTATATCAAATACGGTATATCACTAATGATAGAGCTCAATAGAGCTCAATCACAGTATATCAAATACGGTATATCACTAATGATAGAGCTCAATCACTGTTATATAgagtgatagagttctatcactttctatcagtcatagacagtgatagaactatatcactatctatcacaaATAGAAAGTGATAAAACTCTATCACTTTGTATAACTTATAGACAGTAATATATGTgtatcattatctatcaatgGTAGAGAAATGTTCACATCCACACATAATCATAACAAAAACTATCTATCTTCGGGGAAGAAGCCATAGATGGatgatgctacacgatcgtttagcacgcaagGATGCGTCGAGTATCCAATACCATGCGATTGTCTAGCAAGTGAGCGCCTACATGATCATGCAGCCAACAccacacgatcgtgtaaaaaaatctacacgattgtgtagcattagctatacaatcatttagcaaatactacacgatcatgtagtaaactcTACATATCGCATAACAAAAGCTATCCGATTGTTTaactttgtaaaatttaaagaaagccttaatatgtatatagctctatcactgtctatcagtgatagacaatgatagagctcAATCACAGTAGATCAAGCATGTTATATCACTAGTGATAGAGCTCAATCACTGTTATAGAgaatgatagagttctatcactttctatcagtgatagacagtgaGAAGCCTTAAAATGTATATAGCTctgtcactgtctatcagtgatagataatgatagacaGTAGATCAAGCATGTTATATCACTAGTGATAGAGCTCAATCACTGTTATAAAaaatgatagagttctatcactttctatcagtgataaacagTGAGAActatatcactgtctatcactgatagaaagtGATAAAACTCTATCACTTTGTATAACTTATAGACAGTGATATATGTGTATCACGTCGAGTATCCAATACCGcgcgatcgtctagcaagcGAGCGCCTACGTGATCATGCAGCCAACGCCACACGGTCGTGTAAAAAAATCACTATAgattgtttagcaaatgctatacgattgtgtagtaaactctacatgattgcataaccaaagctatccgatcgtttaactttgtaaaatttaaagaaagccttaaaatgaaaattctatcccgaaacatccatcaacaattcatccacaaacatttatcacataaacgcaatgcagatagaaaaaaaaaaaaaacctcaccGGTATTGTAAACGAATTTGATGAAGAAACGTACActtacaaacacaaaaaatagAAGGAAAAATCGTACCGTGGTCAAGGAAGAATTTTGATGAAGAAGATCACGACGTTCGacgaggaagaaagaaaaacagcGTTCAGCGAGGAAGAAGATCAATGCGTTCGACGAGGAAGAAAGAATAACAGAGTTCAGGAAGCGCAGcaaatcaaatttgaagaaaaggaaaatcggCGAGAAGGAAAATCAGGGTGTGAATAAGGAGAGAAGGAAAATCAATACGATGTTTGTAATTTGAGAATGGCGAGGAGCAAAATCACGGAATCGGCGAGGAAGCAGAGTTTAGCGAGTGAGCGcggaaaatgaaaatttgaaaaaaaggaaaatcggCGAGGaaaaagggtatttttgaaaattttaaaaaaaggaaaactaacaaagtgtaaatattattgttttttcttatttataagaattttccaaaattaaattagtaaataatcattttatgttgttaaataaattaatatgtttattatttatattatatttaaattagtgatattgaattattgattattttatattttatgaatattttactatataatgaaaatatggaACTAACCCATGAGACATGAGACATGAGACGAGTAAATACCATGGAAATATCGCCGGTGTTGGGAAGAGTTGAGATGCTAGGTCAAAACAGGCAAAAATCTTAGCGCCACATGTCATGCTTCTAGATTTTTGTAATATTGGGAATTTTGGAAGAATCGAGACAATACAGCTCGGAATTGTGGCTTGAATAATTGTGCTTATGCCACTGTGTTTTATTGTTGGAGCAGCCAGAGAAATGGCTAAAATAAAAGGCCACTCAGTaattacatttttctttaaaataataacgAAATGAAAATGGATAGATAACTCCGACTGAAAATAAGGTATTTAATGactaattatatttttctttgcaAAAATACTAGACGATTAGATTTATcactttattaaattaaaaaatgacaGATATCCCGTATAGAAAATtcacaaaaatgattttcttgaaaaacacttttttctctAGCTATTTCAATACCTCCAAATTGTCAAAATGAGCCTACTAAATTGAGTGTTAGTGAGTTTTAGGTTGAATTTCCTTAGCCTATTGtacatttatatttgaaaatgaaagaaataatattatttcaaaaggaaaaaataaactaCAAATGGAATAACAATGTAGTAACTACAAAAATTAAAGTGAGTAATAACTCATATTGTTGCAAACAAAAAGTATACAAATCAATGGAAAAAAATACACAAGTGATAGACTTTAGATGTGGTATATTACTATATTAGTTGACTGATATACCAAAAAACGTGAGTTTGTTAAAAGGGCAAATTGGAATCCAGAATAaacgaaaatttaaatttgagaattttgcTATATCAACAATTTTTCATATGTTAAATGCAGGTCcctaattatataatttagaTCAGCCACCCATtgtaaattctattttttaaaaagattatttcaaatggcaaaactgttgaaaatatttacaaaatataacaaaatttgatAATCTCTCCatgatagatactaatagacaATAAGTGTCTTTCAACGTATATAATTAATAGATtctgaaattttgctatatttagtaaataatttGGTTCATATTTAAGTATTGGAAAAAAGTCCTTTTTAAAATAGCTAGTTACatttttcttccaaaaaaaagACTAAATGATTAGATTCATtacattattaaatttaaaaatagacaGATAACTTCTGTTTAAATAAGGTGTTTAATTAAATGACTAATTAcatttttcttcacaaaaataaCTAAACGGTCAGAGCCTTacttattcaatttaaaaatgaatAGATAATCCCTACTAAAAACATAAGatatttaaaatgatatttttcttctcaGAAATGACTAAACGATTAGATTCAttactttatattaaatttaaaaatggacAGATAACCTCTACTAAAAATAAGGTGTTTAATTAAATGACTAATTACATTTTTCTTCGCAAAAATGACTAAATGATCAGATCCGTtactttattaaatttaaaaatggacAAATAATCCCTAtgaaaaataagatttttaaaaTGACAATTTACATTATTTTCCCAGAAATGACTAAACGATTAGAttcattactttattaaatttaaaaatggatAAATAACCTCTATTGAAAATAAGGTGTTTAACTAAATGACTAATTACACTTCgcaaaaatgactaaaaggttAGATTCAttactttataaaatttaaaaatggataGATAATCCCTACtaaaaataagatatttaaaaatgacaaattacatttttcttcccaaaaattactaaaagattagatttattactttattaaatttaaaagtggATAAATAACCTCTACTGACAGTAAGATGTTTAATCAAATGTTTAATTACATTTTTCTTTGCAAAAATGACTAAACGGTTACATTCGTTActttgttaaatttaaaaatggacAGATAATCCCTACTAAAAATAAggtattttaaatgacaaattaCATTTTTCTTCCCATAAATGACTATACAATTagattcattattttattaaatttaaaaatggacAAATAACCCCTATTGAAAATAAggtattcaaatataatttaatcaaacAAAATCAAATGGAATCAAAGTAAATCAAATCTAGTAATTGATAactttgtagaaatacaagttattgttctctcaaagttggaataattaggattTTTAGTGATGTAAAAGACACTCATCATAAAGGAAAACGCATGAAATTCTACATATGTAGTAAACTCATACAAAAGTATCATTTTAAGTAAAAAACTGCTTCACTAACACATTTTAAGATAGGAATCAGAGAAGTTTACTAAGTATTGCAGACAAGGCCAACGGAAAGGGTATGCGTCCAAGACTGCTCGACTCATGAAGGATACATTTGACTCGTGCATTTCATGTCAAATCACTACTTGCAGGAATGGACATCTGACTGAAGATGTTTGAGCAAATCAAAAGTGTCAAGCGACTATCCCAGGTTATGGGAATTAATGCAATCAACTCACCAAGTTGCTGAAGAGATTGCCTATAAAAAAGGAAGTCACCTAGAGAATCAagagttaaacaattttgaggTTAGATAGTTAGAATTTTTACAAGAAGCCAATAATTAGAAACTCTTTGTCATCTACAAGTAAGAAGTAGGAGGGACAACCACCATTCCATCGTTGATCAAGAGGTGTTGTCGGAGAGAAGCTCGAGAGAGATGTCTTCTTCAACTCCTCCACAAGGTTAGTCATATCAAACATTAAAaacaagccaaagaggacaagagattgaactctgCAGCTTGACTTCTTCCTTTTTGTCTTACATTTCTATTCACCATTCTATTTTATTGAACTAAAATTGTTGTATCAACACttattatctttaattcaatcttCTTTTCGATCATTCATCATTTCTCCATCTGTTACTTTCAAAGTTGTTTGTGTTTGTGAACTTTCTAGTTTGATGAGAGCATGAAATCTGTTGCTGACGTCTTCCTGATCAGTTGATTAAAGTGATAAAGTAGTTAAGTCACTCGAGAGAGTAGTTTAACATTTGAACGCATCAAGTCAGAGCgtgaagtaattttaaagatagAATTGCTCATGTCTTTCGTATGTTCTTTGTAACtaacgcatgcaccctagagataggatcaTGTGTGACATTCACATTGAGAGATGTTGAACATAGTATGTACTAAAGAACATAATTTCGACCGCATTGCACATATATTTAGACTACAAACAAACCTCTACAACATATTCATTCCACTATCATTGTGCTCATATTGGCTTGTTATTTTTACTAGGAAATCAATGCATACCAATTTACACTTAAAGCCATTCATCCACGAATCCCTTTTTCTCTCATGAACTCCTATTTTCTTCTTGCATGTGTATCATTAGTTTTGTGTAAATAATCAACGTCTCTCATTTAATTAGGAAACCTTTTCATTAGATCCGAAAACAAACCTTGCGCTAGTACATTCTAGAGTCCCTGcattcgaccctagacttaccagaaaacttaggtaagatttatacttgggttaaACTTAAGAGAACTTATACGTACTAACAAGGTGTACATGCATCACCAATGCGTCGCCTTATTTTCATACCAAGAGATAGATCAGTCCTTCATCCATCTTCACTTATCATAATCATTCATCACGATCAGTCCTTCATCCATCTTCACTTATCATAATCATTCATCACTATTTACATTCATCATCATAAGCACATTTAGGAATCAAAATTACGagcgaacaagtttttggtaTCGTTGCCAGGTAGCAACATAGCTAATCGGAATTTGGCTTTTGTATCCTCTTGCAAAAACATAAATCAAAAGAGTATTAAAAGTTGAGCCTGAACTTGTGGATGTTTTATGAGTAGAGAGAACACTCCTGAACTCATATACAATCCTGAAATTGAAAGAACCTTCAGACGAAGAAACAGATCGAATTGACGTTGAAGCTTAAAGcaataaaaacaacaacaacaaatggCAAATG
This region includes:
- the LOC120084653 gene encoding uncharacterized protein LOC120084653, which encodes MTNLVEELKKTSLSSFSPTTPLDQRWNGGCPSYFLLVDDKEQSLQQLGELIALIPITWDSRLTLLICSNIFSQMSIPARTYTALKINENGHFKFCFMAIGASIEGWRCCRPTISVDGMFLKSKFGDTLLSASILDGAFAIVDSKNDVSWKWFFEHIQTSLEDREYLVIVSYRHLSIPNGVLSVFNNVEYCVCIQHILRNLKKLFKDPLIDQLYFSCVKSYTVDDFEFNMRFMKSISPNIRSYLINVGFEKWSRAYSGRRMYEMMTINPSECVNSVLKDNRNLPVASLLDAIRGLLQKWFHDRRKASLSMTTILTPWAKNILCNQHEQSRSFMVHPIDNVEYSVMDGDIQFLVKLNFGSCSCRVWDFEDIPCSHALAILCYSENEDTYELIMDIDTEDITIV